A DNA window from Nerophis ophidion isolate RoL-2023_Sa linkage group LG13, RoL_Noph_v1.0, whole genome shotgun sequence contains the following coding sequences:
- the LOC133564074 gene encoding plastin-2-like isoform X1, whose product MTRHSALSADFSSPPQQPSPRQQQPSGFHFTFQDVVCCNFQDPDMDNSTASVSPEELEDLREAFAKIDVDNNGFISKDELDQLFRAANLALPGFRVREMVQELTKTSERLDFQQFTQMVQSLKSTEVGKTFRKAINKKEGICNVAGTSEQAGTQHSYSEEEKVAFVNWINKALEKDPDCKHVLPADPNSNDLFTAVGDGIVLCKMINLSVEDTIDERTINKKKLTPFTSQENLNLALNSASAIGCHVVNIGAEDLKEGRQHLVLGLLWQIIKIGLFADIELSRNEALIALLRDGESLEDLMKLSPEELLLRWANYHLEEAGAPKLNNFSSDIKDSKAYYNLLNQVAPKGDEEGIPPINIDMSGVREKEDLKRAECMLEQADKLGCRQFVMATDVVRGNPKLNLAFVANLFNKYPALKKPENQDIDWSSIEGETREERTFRNWMNSLGVNPRVNHLYSDIDDALVIFQLYQKIKVPVDWDRVNKPPYPKLGSNMRKLENCNYAVELGKKEAKFSLVGIAGRDLHAGNRTLTLALLWQLMRRYTLNILEDLGDGQKVNDDVIVVWVNNTLTQHNKPSISSFKDTSISSSLPVLDLIDAIQPGSIRYDLLKTDHLTEDEKLNNAKYAISMARKIGARVYALPEDLVEVKSKMVMTVFACLMARAMKHI is encoded by the exons ATGACTCGTCACTCAGCGCTCAGTGCAGACTTCAGCAGCCCACCTCAACAGCCATCGCCACGACAACAGCAGCCTTCAG GCTTTCATTTCACATTTCAGGACGTTGTGTGCTGCAACTTTCAGGACCCTGACATGGACAACTCCACGGCAAGCGTCTCTCCAGAAGAGCTGGAGGACCTGAGAGAGGCTTTCGCCAAGATCG ACGTAGACAACAACGGCTTCATCAGCAAAGACGAACTCGACCAACTCTTCAGGGCCGCCAACCTAGCTCTGCCGGGCTTCAGGGTCCGAGAGATGGTCCAGGAGCTGACCAAGACCAGCGAGCGGCTCGACTTCCAGCAGTTCACGCAG ATGGTCCAAAGCCTGAAGAGCACGGAGGTTGGCAAGACCTTCAGAAAGGCCATCAACAAGAAGGAGGGAATCTGCAACGTGGCAGGAACTTCGGAGCAAGCGGGCACGCAGCACTCCTACTCGG AGGAGGAGAAGGTGGCCTTCGTCAACTGGATCAACAAAGCTCTTGAGAAGGACCCGGACTGTAAACACGTCCTGCCGGCTGATCCCAACAGCAATGATCTTTTCACGGCGGTGGGAGACGGAATCGTTCTATG TAAGATGATCAACCTGTCTGTGGAGGACACCATCGATGAGAGGACCATCAACAAGAAGAAGCTCACTCCTTTCACCAGTCAG GAGAACCTGAACCTGGCGCTGAACTCGGCGTCAGCCATCGGCTGCCACGTGGTCAACATCGGCGCCGAAGACCTGAAGGAAGGCAGGCAGCACTTGGTCCTGGGCCTGCTGTGGCAGATCATCAAGATCGGATTATTTGCCGACATCGAGCTCAGCAGGAACGAAG cTCTGATTGCTCTGCTGCGAGATGGTGAGAGTCTGGAGGACCTGATGAAGCTCTCACCAGAGGAACTTCTTCTGCGCTGGGCTAACTACCACCTGGAGGAAGCCGGCGCTCCAAAGCTCAACAACTTCAGCTCCGACATCAAG GACTCCAAAGCGTACTACAACCTCCTGAATCAGGTGGCACCCAAAGGTGACGAGGAGGGGATCCCCCCTATCAACATCGACATGTCGGGAGTGAGG GAGAAAGAGGATCTGAAGCGTGCCGAGTGCATGCTGGAGCAGGCTGACAAGCTGGGATGTCGACAATTCGTCATGGCGACCGACGTGGTCCGTGGCAACCCCAAACTCAACCTGGCCTTCGTGGCCAACCTCTTCAACAAGTACCCGGCTCTGAAGAAGCCCGAGAACCAGGACATTGACTGGAGCTCCATCGAAG GAGAGACCAGGGAGGAGCGCACCTTCAGGAACTGGATGAACTCTTTGGGGGTCAACCCTCGAGTCAACCACCTCTACAG CGATATCGACGACGCCCTGGTCATCTTCCAGCTGTACCAGAAGATCAAGGTTCCAGTAGACTGGGACCGTGTCAACAAACCCCCTTACCCCAAACTGGGCAGCAACATGAGGAAG TTGGAGAACTGCAACTACGCTGTAGAACTTGGCAAGAAGGAGGCCAAGTTCTCGCTGGTTGGCATCGCGGGCCGGGACCTGCATGCCGGGAATCGAACTCTCACACTCGCTCTTCTTTGGCAGCTCATGAGGAG ATACACTTTGAACATCCTGGAGGATCTTGGTGATGGTCAGAAGGTGAACGATGACGTCATCGTTGTTTGGGTCAACAACACCCTGACTCAACACAACAAACCTTCCATCTCCAGTTTCAAG GACACGTCCATCAGCAGCAGTCTGCCCGTGCTGGATCTGATCGACGCCATCCAGCCTGGATCGATCCGATACGACCTGCTGAAGACGGACCATCTGACTGAAGATGAGAAACTGAATAATGCAAA
- the LOC133564074 gene encoding plastin-2-like isoform X2: MDNSTASVSPEELEDLREAFAKIDVDNNGFISKDELDQLFRAANLALPGFRVREMVQELTKTSERLDFQQFTQMVQSLKSTEVGKTFRKAINKKEGICNVAGTSEQAGTQHSYSEEEKVAFVNWINKALEKDPDCKHVLPADPNSNDLFTAVGDGIVLCKMINLSVEDTIDERTINKKKLTPFTSQENLNLALNSASAIGCHVVNIGAEDLKEGRQHLVLGLLWQIIKIGLFADIELSRNEALIALLRDGESLEDLMKLSPEELLLRWANYHLEEAGAPKLNNFSSDIKDSKAYYNLLNQVAPKGDEEGIPPINIDMSGVREKEDLKRAECMLEQADKLGCRQFVMATDVVRGNPKLNLAFVANLFNKYPALKKPENQDIDWSSIEGETREERTFRNWMNSLGVNPRVNHLYSDIDDALVIFQLYQKIKVPVDWDRVNKPPYPKLGSNMRKLENCNYAVELGKKEAKFSLVGIAGRDLHAGNRTLTLALLWQLMRRYTLNILEDLGDGQKVNDDVIVVWVNNTLTQHNKPSISSFKDTSISSSLPVLDLIDAIQPGSIRYDLLKTDHLTEDEKLNNAKYAISMARKIGARVYALPEDLVEVKSKMVMTVFACLMARAMKHI; encoded by the exons ATGGACAACTCCACGGCAAGCGTCTCTCCAGAAGAGCTGGAGGACCTGAGAGAGGCTTTCGCCAAGATCG ACGTAGACAACAACGGCTTCATCAGCAAAGACGAACTCGACCAACTCTTCAGGGCCGCCAACCTAGCTCTGCCGGGCTTCAGGGTCCGAGAGATGGTCCAGGAGCTGACCAAGACCAGCGAGCGGCTCGACTTCCAGCAGTTCACGCAG ATGGTCCAAAGCCTGAAGAGCACGGAGGTTGGCAAGACCTTCAGAAAGGCCATCAACAAGAAGGAGGGAATCTGCAACGTGGCAGGAACTTCGGAGCAAGCGGGCACGCAGCACTCCTACTCGG AGGAGGAGAAGGTGGCCTTCGTCAACTGGATCAACAAAGCTCTTGAGAAGGACCCGGACTGTAAACACGTCCTGCCGGCTGATCCCAACAGCAATGATCTTTTCACGGCGGTGGGAGACGGAATCGTTCTATG TAAGATGATCAACCTGTCTGTGGAGGACACCATCGATGAGAGGACCATCAACAAGAAGAAGCTCACTCCTTTCACCAGTCAG GAGAACCTGAACCTGGCGCTGAACTCGGCGTCAGCCATCGGCTGCCACGTGGTCAACATCGGCGCCGAAGACCTGAAGGAAGGCAGGCAGCACTTGGTCCTGGGCCTGCTGTGGCAGATCATCAAGATCGGATTATTTGCCGACATCGAGCTCAGCAGGAACGAAG cTCTGATTGCTCTGCTGCGAGATGGTGAGAGTCTGGAGGACCTGATGAAGCTCTCACCAGAGGAACTTCTTCTGCGCTGGGCTAACTACCACCTGGAGGAAGCCGGCGCTCCAAAGCTCAACAACTTCAGCTCCGACATCAAG GACTCCAAAGCGTACTACAACCTCCTGAATCAGGTGGCACCCAAAGGTGACGAGGAGGGGATCCCCCCTATCAACATCGACATGTCGGGAGTGAGG GAGAAAGAGGATCTGAAGCGTGCCGAGTGCATGCTGGAGCAGGCTGACAAGCTGGGATGTCGACAATTCGTCATGGCGACCGACGTGGTCCGTGGCAACCCCAAACTCAACCTGGCCTTCGTGGCCAACCTCTTCAACAAGTACCCGGCTCTGAAGAAGCCCGAGAACCAGGACATTGACTGGAGCTCCATCGAAG GAGAGACCAGGGAGGAGCGCACCTTCAGGAACTGGATGAACTCTTTGGGGGTCAACCCTCGAGTCAACCACCTCTACAG CGATATCGACGACGCCCTGGTCATCTTCCAGCTGTACCAGAAGATCAAGGTTCCAGTAGACTGGGACCGTGTCAACAAACCCCCTTACCCCAAACTGGGCAGCAACATGAGGAAG TTGGAGAACTGCAACTACGCTGTAGAACTTGGCAAGAAGGAGGCCAAGTTCTCGCTGGTTGGCATCGCGGGCCGGGACCTGCATGCCGGGAATCGAACTCTCACACTCGCTCTTCTTTGGCAGCTCATGAGGAG ATACACTTTGAACATCCTGGAGGATCTTGGTGATGGTCAGAAGGTGAACGATGACGTCATCGTTGTTTGGGTCAACAACACCCTGACTCAACACAACAAACCTTCCATCTCCAGTTTCAAG GACACGTCCATCAGCAGCAGTCTGCCCGTGCTGGATCTGATCGACGCCATCCAGCCTGGATCGATCCGATACGACCTGCTGAAGACGGACCATCTGACTGAAGATGAGAAACTGAATAATGCAAA